In the genome of Chryseobacterium oryzae, one region contains:
- a CDS encoding BlaI/MecI/CopY family transcriptional regulator → MKIHTLTKAEEQVMQFLWKLQKGFLKDVLDLFPEPKPHTNTVSTILKVLKEKDFVDYEVFGRQHQYYPLITKEQYSGKTMKNLVKNYFKGSYKSAVSFLVEKNEMSVEDLEMLLNELKNKD, encoded by the coding sequence ATGAAAATACACACTTTAACCAAAGCAGAAGAACAGGTAATGCAGTTTTTATGGAAATTACAGAAAGGTTTCCTTAAAGATGTACTGGATCTTTTTCCGGAACCAAAACCTCATACCAATACGGTTTCTACGATTCTTAAAGTTTTGAAGGAAAAAGATTTTGTTGATTATGAAGTTTTTGGGCGACAACATCAGTATTACCCTTTAATAACGAAGGAACAATATTCTGGTAAAACCATGAAAAATCTTGTGAAAAATTATTTCAAAGGATCTTACAAAAGTGCCGTGTCTTTTTTGGTAGAAAAAAATGAAATGAGCGTAGAAGATCTGGAGATGCTGCTTAACGAACTAAAAAATAAAGATTAA
- the gcvP gene encoding aminomethyl-transferring glycine dehydrogenase — protein MNTEQFVSRHISMNEADKQAMMEKIGVSNIEELISQTIPTSIRLEKDLQISEPLSEYEMLNHSKELASKNTEFTSYIGFGYYNTLLPSAIQRNIFENPSWYTAYTPYQAEIAQGRLEALLNFQTVVCDLTGFGLANASLLDEATASAEAMHMFFNNRTKDQKKSDANKFFVSDLVLPQTVSVLKTKAEGLGIEIVVGDHSNHSFDESYYGVLLQYPGKNGIVLDYTENITEYKKLDLQVVVACDPMALVKLKSPASMGADCAVGTTQRFGIPMGYGGPHAAFFACKEDYKRDIPGRIIGVSQDAYGKRALRMALQTREQHIKRERATSNICTAQVLLAVMAGMYAVYHGPKGLNYIADQIHFKTNALNNGLKALGYNTVEEPVFDTVKILMNEDEKSKLMRMMKDHKINLNYFTEGVVSIALNESTTLEKLNYLMTSFAQFKDKQAFKLELKEEFSIPSDILRKDEILTEEVFNRYHTETELMRYIKRLERKDLSLTHSMISLGSCTMKLNAATEMLPLSWDNWGSVHPFVPVEQAKGYQEMIHELEKDLAEITGFAGTSLQPNSGAQGEYAGLMVIREYHISRGEGHRNVVLIPQSAHGTNPASAAMAGMKIVVVKNLENGEIDFEDLKAKTEQHSENLACVMITYPSTYGFFDANIKEITSLVHEHGGQVYMDGANMNAQVGYTSPGNIGADVCHLNLHKTFAIPHGGGGPGVGPICVAKHLVPFLPTNANINVGSKEAIEGISAAPYGSGLILNISYAYIKMLGTAGLKKATEHAILNANYLKEVLAEHFPILYSNANGRVAHECIVDFRQFKSLGIEVADVAKRLMDYGFHAPTVSFPVAGTLMIEPTESESKAEIDRFAEALISIKHEIDEIANGEADPANNVLKNAPHTEQIVVSDSWDKPYSREKAAYPLDWVRDHKFFASVSRIDEAYGDRNLVCTCEPIEAYM, from the coding sequence ATGAATACAGAACAGTTTGTGAGCCGTCACATTTCCATGAATGAAGCAGATAAGCAGGCAATGATGGAGAAAATTGGCGTTTCGAATATCGAGGAACTTATTTCTCAAACTATCCCAACATCTATCCGTTTAGAAAAAGATCTTCAGATTTCGGAGCCGCTTTCCGAATACGAAATGCTGAATCATTCTAAAGAATTAGCTTCTAAAAATACAGAGTTTACGAGCTATATAGGATTTGGATATTACAATACGCTGCTTCCATCGGCAATTCAGAGAAACATCTTCGAAAACCCAAGTTGGTACACTGCGTACACTCCTTATCAGGCTGAAATTGCTCAGGGAAGATTAGAAGCTCTCCTTAATTTCCAGACTGTTGTATGCGATCTTACCGGTTTTGGCTTAGCAAACGCATCACTTTTAGATGAAGCTACAGCTTCTGCAGAAGCTATGCACATGTTTTTTAACAACAGAACGAAAGATCAGAAAAAATCGGATGCCAACAAATTTTTTGTATCAGATTTGGTGTTGCCTCAAACAGTATCTGTTCTTAAAACTAAAGCAGAAGGTTTAGGTATAGAAATCGTAGTTGGAGATCACAGTAACCATTCTTTTGATGAATCTTATTATGGTGTTCTATTGCAGTATCCTGGTAAGAACGGAATTGTTTTAGATTATACAGAAAATATTACAGAATACAAGAAATTAGATCTTCAGGTTGTTGTAGCTTGTGATCCGATGGCATTGGTTAAATTAAAATCACCTGCTTCTATGGGAGCAGATTGTGCTGTAGGAACTACGCAGAGATTCGGAATTCCTATGGGATACGGTGGTCCTCACGCAGCATTTTTCGCTTGTAAAGAAGATTACAAAAGAGATATACCGGGAAGAATTATTGGTGTTTCTCAGGATGCTTACGGCAAACGTGCTTTAAGAATGGCACTTCAGACAAGAGAACAGCATATAAAAAGAGAAAGAGCGACTTCTAATATCTGTACAGCACAGGTTTTATTGGCTGTTATGGCAGGGATGTATGCAGTTTATCATGGTCCGAAAGGATTAAATTATATTGCAGACCAAATACATTTTAAAACAAATGCTTTAAATAACGGTTTAAAAGCTTTAGGATATAACACAGTGGAAGAACCTGTTTTTGATACTGTAAAAATCCTGATGAATGAAGATGAAAAATCGAAATTGATGAGAATGATGAAAGATCATAAAATCAATCTCAATTATTTCACAGAAGGCGTGGTAAGTATTGCTCTTAATGAAAGTACTACGCTAGAAAAACTGAATTATCTTATGACTTCTTTTGCCCAGTTTAAAGATAAGCAGGCTTTCAAATTAGAATTAAAAGAAGAATTCAGCATTCCGTCGGATATTTTAAGAAAAGATGAAATTCTTACAGAAGAAGTATTCAACAGATACCATACAGAAACCGAATTAATGCGCTATATCAAGCGTTTGGAAAGAAAAGACCTGTCTTTAACACATTCTATGATTTCTCTTGGTTCTTGTACAATGAAGTTGAATGCAGCTACAGAAATGCTTCCGCTTTCTTGGGATAACTGGGGAAGTGTACATCCTTTTGTTCCTGTAGAACAGGCTAAAGGTTATCAGGAAATGATTCATGAATTGGAAAAGGATCTTGCAGAAATTACAGGCTTTGCAGGAACTTCTTTACAGCCGAATTCCGGAGCTCAAGGAGAGTATGCAGGTTTAATGGTAATTAGAGAGTATCATATTTCGAGAGGTGAAGGTCACAGAAATGTTGTTTTAATTCCTCAGTCTGCACACGGAACCAATCCTGCATCTGCAGCAATGGCAGGAATGAAAATTGTTGTTGTTAAAAACCTTGAAAACGGGGAAATAGATTTCGAAGACTTGAAAGCTAAAACAGAGCAGCATTCTGAAAATCTTGCTTGTGTAATGATTACTTATCCTTCTACTTACGGATTTTTTGATGCCAACATTAAAGAAATTACTTCTTTAGTTCATGAGCATGGAGGTCAGGTTTATATGGACGGAGCTAATATGAATGCACAGGTAGGTTATACCAGTCCGGGAAATATTGGTGCAGATGTTTGTCATTTAAATCTTCATAAAACTTTTGCCATTCCTCATGGTGGTGGAGGTCCTGGAGTTGGTCCTATTTGTGTAGCAAAACACTTGGTTCCATTTCTTCCAACCAATGCCAATATTAATGTAGGTTCTAAAGAAGCTATCGAAGGAATTTCGGCTGCACCTTACGGTTCTGGTTTAATTCTAAATATTTCTTACGCATACATTAAAATGTTGGGTACAGCAGGATTGAAAAAAGCTACCGAACATGCAATTTTGAATGCCAACTATTTAAAAGAAGTTTTGGCAGAACATTTCCCGATTCTATATTCTAATGCAAACGGAAGAGTAGCACACGAATGTATTGTAGATTTCAGACAGTTTAAATCTCTAGGAATTGAGGTTGCTGATGTTGCAAAGAGATTAATGGATTACGGATTCCACGCTCCTACAGTTTCTTTCCCGGTTGCCGGAACATTAATGATAGAGCCAACAGAATCTGAAAGTAAAGCAGAAATTGACCGTTTTGCGGAAGCTTTAATTTCCATTAAGCATGAAATTGATGAGATTGCCAATGGAGAAGCAGATCCTGCGAATAATGTGTTGAAAAATGCTCCTCATACGGAACAAATTGTTGTTTCAGATTCTTGGGATAAGCCTTATTCTAGAGAAAAAGCAGCTTACCCGTTGGATTGGGTAAGAGATCATAAATTCTTCGCTTCGGTTTCAAGAATTGATGAAGCTTATGGCGACAGAAATTTGGTTTGTACTTGCGAACCTATTGAAGCTTATATGTAA
- a CDS encoding J domain-containing protein, whose translation MKDYYYFLGISRDASEEDIKKSYRKLSLKYHPDKNDNDDFFANRFREIQEAYEMLSDKSKRKTYDENLDSHQKTFRYNTPPSIKSFSSNKVHAKKGEEIIITWQTQNADVVKVLPFGLEKAYGERIFRITEFKDGKFQILLHATNSLLHKTVVQGITITEVFESNKERIIDKAEDLFKSQPKTAINPHGQPKIVKIILAILLLALALYFLINSLL comes from the coding sequence ATGAAAGATTACTATTATTTTCTTGGAATTTCTCGGGATGCTTCAGAAGAAGACATCAAAAAATCGTACAGAAAACTTTCATTAAAATATCATCCGGATAAAAATGATAATGATGATTTCTTTGCAAACCGATTTAGAGAAATTCAGGAAGCGTATGAAATGCTGAGTGATAAAAGCAAAAGAAAAACCTACGACGAAAACTTGGATAGTCATCAAAAAACGTTCAGATATAATACTCCGCCATCCATCAAAAGCTTCAGTTCTAATAAAGTTCATGCTAAAAAGGGTGAAGAAATCATCATTACATGGCAGACTCAGAACGCAGATGTGGTAAAAGTTTTGCCTTTTGGTCTTGAAAAAGCTTACGGGGAAAGAATTTTTAGAATAACTGAGTTTAAAGACGGTAAATTTCAGATTTTGCTGCACGCAACTAACTCACTTTTACATAAAACGGTGGTGCAGGGTATTACTATTACCGAAGTTTTTGAAAGTAATAAAGAAAGAATTATAGATAAGGCCGAAGATTTGTTCAAATCGCAGCCAAAAACAGCGATAAACCCTCACGGTCAGCCAAAAATAGTAAAAATAATATTGGCTATTTTGCTTTTGGCTTTGGCGTTGTATTTTTTAATCAACAGTTTACTGTAA
- a CDS encoding helix-turn-helix domain-containing protein: MINSRDRDEKIVQLKEKLAKTYVWMMTFLLLVIAIYSWLFLKNNFVGYYMLFGSITISVLWLFFKDKFEIHKIVKIYLIFGPLYNILMMFLFWTNSIVSFVWLIPVPLIAYIFFSKKYIFYYSIYSVVLIVIVSIFAKNFSTYNLKLPLSIIRVGDLLLLLSNIAIITHLLIFNDKIRKLQAVAEYKEREKIDVLNSFDSKEIKQYSDLFDRIDDLMKTEQIFKDPNFNISSLCTTLNVSTSYISRAIRYKEYPNFNSYINKLRIDYVVDLLNTTDLEKVTLLYIYTEAGYKTQSTFNRVFKEIKGVTPSEFIQKMKVVEDEK; encoded by the coding sequence ATGATAAATTCTAGAGACAGAGACGAAAAAATAGTACAGCTGAAAGAGAAATTAGCAAAAACATATGTGTGGATGATGACGTTTCTTTTATTGGTAATTGCTATTTATAGTTGGCTCTTTCTGAAGAATAATTTTGTAGGCTATTACATGCTTTTTGGGAGCATAACCATTTCTGTCTTGTGGCTTTTCTTTAAAGACAAGTTTGAAATTCATAAAATTGTTAAGATCTATTTAATTTTTGGACCTCTTTACAATATATTAATGATGTTCTTATTTTGGACTAATTCTATTGTTAGTTTTGTCTGGCTAATTCCTGTTCCTCTTATAGCTTATATATTCTTTTCCAAAAAATATATATTTTATTACAGCATTTATTCTGTTGTTTTAATTGTAATAGTATCAATTTTTGCAAAGAACTTCTCTACTTATAATTTAAAGCTTCCTTTATCAATTATTAGAGTAGGCGATTTGCTTCTGCTTTTATCAAACATTGCAATTATTACTCATTTATTAATTTTCAACGATAAAATCAGAAAGTTACAGGCTGTAGCAGAATATAAAGAACGAGAGAAAATTGATGTTTTAAATTCTTTTGATAGTAAAGAAATAAAACAGTATAGCGATTTATTCGACAGAATAGATGATTTGATGAAGACTGAACAAATCTTTAAAGATCCCAACTTTAATATTTCTTCTTTATGTACAACTCTAAATGTTAGTACAAGCTATATTTCTAGAGCAATAAGATATAAGGAATATCCTAACTTTAATAGCTACATCAATAAACTTAGAATAGATTATGTGGTTGATTTATTGAACACTACAGATTTGGAGAAAGTTACGCTGTTATATATTTATACTGAAGCCGGATATAAAACGCAATCTACTTTTAACAGGGTTTTTAAAGAAATAAAAGGAGTTACCCCATCCGAATTCATTCAAAAAATGAAAGTAGTTGAAGATGAAAAATAA
- a CDS encoding RNA polymerase sigma factor — MPQNEKENIISQTVLSYGGKLMSYIRPKVKNTEDAEDILQEVWYQFSSLTNLSEIVNIGGWLYRVTANKITDKYRKKKTENLEDFVYEDEDGEFSIKDILLMDESAGPEIKMFQDEIWKKLFDALDELPEKQRLVYIENELNDKTLQQIADEQGDNIKTIISRKNYAVKHLRNRLRRLYEDLKN, encoded by the coding sequence ATGCCACAGAACGAAAAGGAAAACATTATTTCTCAGACCGTACTTAGTTACGGTGGGAAACTGATGTCTTATATTCGTCCAAAAGTAAAAAATACGGAAGATGCAGAAGATATTCTTCAGGAAGTATGGTATCAGTTCAGCAGTCTTACCAATCTTTCTGAAATAGTAAATATTGGTGGTTGGCTGTATAGAGTTACAGCTAATAAAATAACCGATAAATACAGAAAAAAGAAAACAGAAAATCTTGAAGATTTTGTTTACGAAGATGAAGACGGCGAGTTTTCTATTAAAGATATTTTGCTGATGGATGAGAGTGCCGGTCCGGAAATAAAAATGTTTCAGGACGAAATATGGAAAAAACTTTTTGATGCTTTGGATGAATTGCCAGAAAAACAAAGATTGGTCTATATAGAAAACGAACTCAATGATAAAACTTTACAGCAGATTGCAGATGAACAGGGAGATAATATTAAAACCATCATCAGTAGAAAAAATTACGCGGTAAAACATTTGAGAAACCGATTGAGAAGATTATATGAGGATTTAAAAAATTAA
- a CDS encoding alpha/beta hydrolase, with amino-acid sequence MKKTIFFSLLLAFSSTLSKAQMDDKFYQPDKKMQKLEFKKVENLSLPVENDTITAIVLKPESNSVKKTILFFHGANGNVSTYQYMTKPLVEDGFQVVMVDVRGYGKSTGKPTHKNVAEDAQKMFDYLLSKKEISDSKIYIYGASLGSQVATHLAKDNQSKISGLILDGGMSSFTDIAIKYKPEYKEFIQKVIISPYSAKEDIKSLQGLPKLFIYSKNDSSVPFEHGQLIYNNAPEPKQFLEFSGEHLQGMKTKDKNEILKAIENL; translated from the coding sequence ATGAAAAAAACAATATTTTTCTCTTTGTTATTAGCCTTTTCATCAACGTTATCCAAAGCTCAAATGGATGATAAATTCTATCAGCCAGACAAAAAAATGCAAAAGTTAGAGTTTAAAAAAGTTGAAAATCTTAGTCTGCCAGTGGAAAATGATACCATTACCGCAATTGTTTTGAAGCCGGAATCTAATTCAGTTAAAAAGACCATATTATTTTTTCATGGAGCCAACGGAAATGTGTCTACCTATCAATACATGACAAAACCACTGGTTGAAGACGGTTTTCAGGTAGTAATGGTGGATGTAAGAGGATACGGAAAATCTACCGGTAAACCTACCCATAAAAATGTTGCAGAAGATGCACAGAAAATGTTTGATTATCTTTTGTCTAAAAAAGAGATAAGCGACAGCAAAATTTATATTTATGGGGCATCTTTAGGATCGCAGGTGGCAACACATTTGGCTAAAGATAATCAGTCTAAAATATCAGGATTAATATTAGACGGAGGGATGTCGTCTTTTACAGATATTGCGATTAAATATAAGCCAGAATATAAAGAATTTATACAGAAAGTTATTATTTCTCCGTATTCTGCGAAAGAAGATATTAAATCTTTACAGGGGCTTCCAAAGCTTTTTATTTACAGCAAGAATGACTCTTCTGTTCCGTTTGAACATGGACAGCTTATTTATAACAATGCTCCGGAACCTAAGCAGTTTTTGGAATTTTCGGGAGAACATCTGCAGGGAATGAAAACCAAAGATAAAAATGAGATTTTGAAAGCAATTGAAAATTTATAA
- a CDS encoding urocanate hydratase, with the protein MTFKEQIQQGIPSELPQPKPYDNNINHAPKRKEILTEEEKKLALKNALRYFEPKFHAELLPEFKEELEKYGRIYMYRFRPDYEMKARDIAEYPGKSEQAKAIMLMIQNNLDYAVAQHPHELITYGGNGAVFSNWAQYLLTMKYLSEMTDEQTLTMYSGHPMGLFPSHKDAPRVVVTNGMMIPNYSKPDDWEKFNALGVTQYGQMTAGSYMYIGPQGIVHGTTITVLNAFRKINKEPKGGLFVTSGLGGMSGAQPKAGNIAGCVTVIAEVNPKITKIRHDQKWVNEIHENPDELVERVRKAQQNKETVSLAYLGNIVEVWEKFDEENLRIDIGSDQTSLHNPWAGGYYPVGQSFEESNTMMAENPELFKEKVQETLRRHAAAINKHTAKGTYFFDYGNAFLLEASRAGADVMNPNPSLGREFKYPSYVQDIMGPMCFDYGFGPFRWVCTSGKPEDLQKTDDIACQVLEEMIKTSPKEIQQQMKDNIQWIKGAQENKLVVGSQARILYADAEGRMKIAEAFNKAIKNGKIGAVVLGRDHHDVSGTDSPYRETSNIYDGSRFTADMAIQNVIGDSFRGATWVSIHNGGGVGWGEVINGGFGMLLDGSDDADRRLKSMLFWDVNNGISRRSWARNEGAVFAIQRAMDAEPNLKVTLPNFVDESLF; encoded by the coding sequence ATGACTTTTAAAGAGCAAATACAACAAGGGATTCCCTCCGAGTTACCGCAGCCGAAACCATACGATAACAACATCAACCACGCTCCTAAACGTAAAGAGATTTTAACGGAAGAAGAGAAAAAACTTGCGCTTAAAAATGCTTTACGGTATTTCGAACCGAAATTCCACGCAGAATTATTGCCGGAATTTAAAGAAGAATTAGAGAAATACGGAAGAATTTATATGTACCGATTCCGTCCGGATTACGAGATGAAAGCCAGAGATATTGCAGAGTATCCCGGAAAATCTGAACAGGCGAAAGCCATTATGCTGATGATTCAGAATAATCTGGATTATGCTGTGGCACAACATCCGCACGAGCTGATTACCTATGGCGGAAACGGAGCGGTTTTCAGCAACTGGGCGCAATATCTTCTGACGATGAAGTATCTCTCTGAAATGACGGACGAACAGACTTTGACAATGTATTCCGGTCATCCGATGGGCTTGTTTCCTTCTCATAAAGATGCACCAAGAGTGGTTGTAACCAACGGAATGATGATTCCGAATTATTCCAAACCGGATGATTGGGAAAAATTCAATGCCTTGGGGGTGACTCAGTATGGGCAAATGACGGCGGGAAGCTATATGTACATCGGTCCGCAAGGTATTGTTCACGGAACGACGATTACGGTTCTCAACGCTTTCAGAAAAATCAATAAAGAACCAAAAGGCGGATTATTTGTAACTTCTGGTCTGGGCGGAATGTCCGGAGCTCAGCCAAAAGCCGGTAATATTGCAGGTTGTGTAACGGTGATTGCAGAAGTGAATCCAAAAATCACCAAAATCCGTCACGACCAGAAATGGGTGAACGAAATCCACGAAAATCCGGATGAATTGGTAGAGAGAGTAAGAAAAGCTCAGCAAAATAAGGAAACAGTTTCTTTGGCCTATCTCGGAAATATTGTTGAAGTCTGGGAAAAATTTGATGAAGAAAACTTGAGAATTGACATCGGTTCAGACCAAACCTCGCTTCACAATCCCTGGGCGGGCGGTTATTATCCGGTTGGGCAAAGTTTTGAAGAATCGAATACAATGATGGCAGAAAATCCTGAGTTATTCAAAGAAAAAGTTCAGGAAACGTTGAGAAGACATGCTGCAGCCATCAACAAACACACAGCAAAAGGAACCTATTTCTTCGATTATGGAAATGCGTTCTTACTGGAAGCCTCGCGAGCCGGAGCTGATGTAATGAACCCCAATCCGAGCTTGGGAAGAGAATTCAAATATCCATCTTATGTTCAGGATATTATGGGACCGATGTGTTTTGATTATGGTTTCGGTCCTTTCCGTTGGGTGTGCACAAGCGGAAAACCGGAAGATTTGCAAAAAACCGATGACATCGCCTGCCAAGTTTTAGAGGAAATGATTAAAACTTCGCCAAAGGAAATCCAACAGCAGATGAAAGACAACATCCAATGGATTAAAGGGGCGCAGGAAAACAAATTAGTAGTTGGCTCGCAGGCAAGAATTCTCTATGCCGATGCAGAAGGCCGAATGAAAATTGCAGAAGCCTTCAACAAAGCCATCAAAAATGGAAAAATCGGTGCCGTAGTTTTGGGTAGAGACCATCACGATGTTTCGGGGACAGATTCGCCGTACCGTGAGACTTCCAATATCTATGACGGCTCCAGATTTACGGCAGATATGGCAATTCAGAATGTGATTGGCGACAGTTTCCGTGGCGCAACTTGGGTGAGCATTCACAATGGCGGCGGCGTTGGCTGGGGAGAGGTCATCAATGGCGGCTTCGGGATGCTTTTGGATGGTAGCGATGATGCCGACAGACGTTTAAAATCAATGCTCTTCTGGGATGTGAACAACGGAATTTCCCGACGAAGCTGGGCAAGAAACGAAGGCGCTGTTTTCGCCATCCAACGTGCAATGGATGCCGAACCCAATCTGAAAGTGACGTTACCGAATTTTGTGGATGAAAGTTTGTTTTAA
- a CDS encoding RDD family protein, producing MEEKFIVYYAGDRKGPFTIKELKQFKIQRYDLIWQENTSTWIEAHKVEALKSLFDDFLPAPRKENLPEVDKRAMYSNSNVGNIEFLSNRTVKIYYPNYIVHYRYASFIERLLARIIDIFIIIIPAAIIPILPAWLYFSLMHCSTDQQTLGQKVFNIKLESADGKKVTFGQSTGRFFANILNALTFLIGYLMFFFNSKNQCLHDMLADTIVVSEIGREKR from the coding sequence ATGGAAGAAAAATTTATTGTTTATTATGCCGGAGACAGAAAAGGACCTTTTACAATTAAAGAATTAAAGCAATTTAAAATACAGAGGTATGATCTTATTTGGCAGGAAAATACTTCTACCTGGATTGAAGCCCATAAAGTTGAAGCTCTGAAAAGTCTTTTTGATGATTTTTTACCCGCTCCAAGAAAAGAAAATTTGCCAGAAGTTGATAAAAGAGCAATGTACAGCAATTCCAATGTCGGTAATATTGAATTTCTTTCTAACCGTACTGTAAAAATCTACTATCCCAATTATATTGTGCATTATCGTTATGCAAGCTTTATAGAAAGGCTGTTAGCGAGAATTATTGATATTTTCATCATTATTATTCCTGCTGCAATTATTCCTATTTTACCGGCTTGGCTGTATTTTTCTCTCATGCATTGCAGTACAGACCAACAGACTTTGGGACAAAAAGTTTTCAATATTAAACTGGAAAGTGCAGACGGAAAAAAAGTAACTTTCGGACAGTCTACCGGTAGATTTTTTGCCAATATACTTAATGCTCTTACTTTTCTTATTGGATATCTGATGTTTTTCTTCAACAGTAAAAATCAGTGTCTACACGATATGCTTGCGGATACCATTGTAGTCTCTGAAATTGGGAGGGAAAAGAGATAA
- a CDS encoding lipocalin family protein, producing the protein MKSFKKIAIPISLGVLGFVILNSCSVGIPKGAVAVKNFNSDQYLGKWYEIARFDYKFEKNLDNVTASYSLNPDGTIKVQNRGYDYVKKQWKESIGEAKFVNDKSEARLKVSFFKPIWSGYNVIDIDENYQYALVVGNNTKYIWILSRTTEIPESFKQRFIAKAQKLGYNTDDLIWVKHDKA; encoded by the coding sequence ATGAAAAGCTTTAAAAAAATTGCCATTCCGATTTCTTTAGGTGTTTTAGGATTTGTGATTCTGAATTCTTGTTCAGTAGGAATTCCCAAGGGAGCTGTAGCTGTTAAAAATTTTAATTCCGATCAATATCTCGGCAAATGGTACGAAATTGCTAGATTCGATTATAAATTCGAGAAAAATCTGGATAATGTTACCGCTTCTTATTCTCTAAATCCGGATGGAACCATTAAAGTTCAGAATCGAGGCTACGATTATGTGAAAAAACAATGGAAAGAATCTATAGGAGAAGCAAAATTTGTTAATGATAAATCCGAAGCAAGACTTAAAGTTTCGTTTTTTAAACCTATTTGGTCTGGATACAATGTTATTGATATTGACGAAAATTATCAATATGCTTTAGTGGTAGGAAATAATACAAAATACATTTGGATTTTATCCCGAACCACCGAAATTCCCGAAAGTTTCAAACAGAGATTTATTGCCAAAGCCCAAAAGTTAGGATATAATACAGATGATTTAATTTGGGTGAAGCACGATAAAGCCTGA
- a CDS encoding LytR/AlgR family response regulator transcription factor — protein MKIKAVIVDDELIAREVLRSYVTKYCPQIEILGEAENIKEAVPMIAQKQPQLVFLDVEMPYGNAFDVLEATKDFSYETIFITAFSQYSLQALNKSASYYILKPIDIQELILAVNKAADSIQNKEELNRNKILLENLKLKPEKQQLILPTLQGFDVVKTEDIMRLQADGNFTQVYLTDGSRKMVCRFLKHFDDLLEKPFVRVHRSHIINTNFVKSYHKSGTATLSDQTEIEISGSFKDQFLRVFA, from the coding sequence ATGAAAATAAAAGCCGTAATCGTAGATGACGAACTTATTGCAAGAGAAGTTCTCCGGAGTTATGTCACAAAATACTGTCCGCAGATTGAAATTTTGGGTGAAGCGGAAAATATTAAAGAAGCTGTTCCCATGATTGCCCAAAAACAGCCGCAACTGGTTTTTCTTGATGTTGAAATGCCTTACGGAAATGCTTTTGATGTATTGGAAGCTACCAAAGATTTCTCCTATGAAACTATTTTCATTACCGCATTTTCACAGTATTCTCTTCAGGCTTTAAATAAATCTGCGAGCTATTATATTTTAAAACCGATAGACATTCAGGAGCTGATTTTGGCGGTAAATAAAGCAGCAGACAGCATTCAGAATAAAGAAGAGCTCAACCGAAATAAAATTCTCCTCGAAAATCTAAAATTAAAGCCCGAAAAGCAACAGCTGATTCTGCCTACTCTCCAAGGTTTTGATGTCGTGAAAACGGAAGATATTATGAGACTTCAGGCAGATGGAAATTTCACGCAGGTCTATCTTACGGACGGTTCCAGGAAAATGGTGTGCCGTTTTCTGAAGCATTTTGATGATTTGCTGGAAAAGCCTTTCGTAAGGGTTCACCGTTCTCATATCATCAATACCAATTTTGTGAAATCGTATCACAAAAGCGGAACCGCAACACTTTCCGATCAAACAGAGATTGAAATTTCAGGAAGTTTTAAAGATCAGTTTCTGAGAGTTTTTGCGTAA